A single genomic interval of Helianthus annuus cultivar XRQ/B chromosome 13, HanXRQr2.0-SUNRISE, whole genome shotgun sequence harbors:
- the LOC110899332 gene encoding exocyst complex component EXO70A1 — translation MGSLGEDDLIMNITNLISMKNSLKLNLEKSKTLGLALQQSEPRLEQINQRLPRLESAVRPIGAQPDALDTVSGHINKAVVPAAAVLKVFDAIHGLEKSLSDPKSDLSGYLKVLGNLRGAVKFLSDNCGMAVEWLGDIVEYLEDYNVADKRYISSLKNAITLLKDLQHEEKGCFDGGLLAVSLDRLEGEFRRLLTENSVPLPMSSSPLKDEQPCISPSPLPVPVIKKLQDIIGSLIVNNRLERCKSIYVDVRSSIVRASLRALNLEYLEISVSEFNDVNSIQGYITKWSEHLEFAVKHLFEAEYKLCNDVFEKLGLDVWRDCFANIAAQAGMLAFLQFGKTVTESKKDPIKLLKLLDIFAALNRLRLDFNRLFGGAACAEIQNLTRDLIKSLIEGASEIFWELLLQVELQRQSPPPPDGSVPRLVSFITEYSNRLLGNDYKPILNQVLAIERSWKREKFHERLVHDELLNLIRAVELNLDTWSKAYNDAHLSFVFLMNNHWHLYKHLNATTIGALLGDQWLRGHQEETEYYSTILLKESWGKLPSHLSREGLILFSGGRATARDLVKKRLKAFNEAFDNIYQKNSKWVILDKDLREKTLQVIIQTIVPVYRSYMQNYGPLVEQDLNAGKYVKFTAQSLEKTISSLFLPKPVRHGSFKVRQRSRKFSNGVEEQLSASPTPTIASA, via the coding sequence ATGGGTTCATTGGGTGAAGATGATCTTATTATGAATATCACTAATTTGATCTCTATGAAGAACTCATTGAAACTTaatttagaaaaatccaaaacCCTAGGGTTAGCATTACAACAATCTGAGCCTAGGTTAGAACAGATTAATCAACGGTTACCGCGTTTAGAATCCGCTGTTCGTCCGATTGGTGCTCAACCTGACGCGCTTGACACGGTTAGTGGTCATATAAACAAAGCTGTTGTCCCAGCTGCTGCTGTCTTGAAGGTGTTCGACGCAATTCACGGGTTAGAGAAATCGTTATCGGATCCAAAATCTGATCTGTCGGGTTACCTGAAAGTGTTGGGAAACTTGCGGGGTGCGGTTAAGTTTCTGTCGGATAACTGTGGGATGGCGGTTGAGTGGTTGGGTGATATTGTTGAGTATTTAGAGGATTATAACGTAGCTGATAAACGATACATTTCGAGTTTGAAAAACGCTATAACGCTTCTTAAAGATTTGCAGCATGAAGAGAAGGGTTGTTTTGATGGCGGGTTGTTAGCGGTTTCGTTAGATAGATTAGAGGGTGAGTTTCGTCGGCTTTTGACCGAAAACAGCGTCCCATTGCCTATGTCTTCGTCTCCGTTAAAAGACGAACAACCCTGCATTTCCCCGTCGCCTTTACCAGTCCCGGTGATTAAAAAGTTGCAGGATATTATCGGGAGCTTGATCGTTAACAACAGGCTTGAAAGATGTAAGTCTATATACGTTGATGTGCGTAGCTCGATTGTTAGAGCGAGTTTACGCGCTTTAAACTTGGAGTATTTGGAGATTTCGGTTTCGGAGTTTAACGATGTGAATAGCATCCAAGGTTACATAACGAAATGGAGCGAGCATTTAGAGTTTGCGGTGAAGCATTTGTTCGAGGCTGAATATAAACTTTGTAACGATGTGTTTGAGAAGTTGGGGTTGGATGTGTGGCGTGATTGTTTCGCGAATATAGCAGCCCAAGCGGGTATGCTCGCGTTTCTCCAGTTCGGGAAGACGGTTACCGAGAGTAAGAAGGATCCGATAAAGCTATTGAAGTTACTAGACATCTTTGCAGCGTTAAATAGGTTAAGATTGGATTTTAACCGTCTTTTCGGTGGGGCCGCGTGCGCTGAAATCCAAAATCTCACACGCGATCTTATCAAAAGCTTGATCGAAGGCGCGTCAGAGATTTTCTGGGAGCTTTTGCTTCAAGTGGAGTTGCAACGACAATCTCCACCGCCACCTGATGGTAGCGTTCCGAGACTTGTAAGTTTTATTACCGAGTACTCTAATCGGCTTCTCGGAAACGATTATAAGCCaatcttgaaccaagttttaGCGATTGAACGAAGCTGGAAACGTGAAAAGTTTCACGAACGTCTCGTTCATGACGAGCTTCTTAATCTGATCCGAGCCGTTGAGTTGAATCTCGACACATGGTCTAAAGCGTATAACGATGCACACCTTTCGTTCGTTTTCTTGATGAACAATCATTGGCATCTTTACAAGCATTTAAATGCCACAACGATTGGAGCTTTATTAGGCGATCAATGGCTAAGAGGCCACCAAGAAGAAACGGAATATTATTCGACAATTTTATTAAAAGAAAGTTGGGGAAAACTTCCGTCTCACTTAAGTCGGGAAGGCTTGATTTTGTTCTCCGGGGGGCGTGCCACTGCGCGCGATCTTGTGAAAAAGCGGCTGAAAGCATTTAACGAAGCGTTTGATAACATTTACCAGAAGAACTCCAAGTGGGTCATTTTGGATAAAGATTTAAGGGAGAAAACATTGCAGGTTATTATTCAAACAATCGTGCCGGTTTACAGAAGCTATATGCAGAACTACGGGCCACTTGTCGAACAAGATTTAAACGCTGGAAAGTACGTGAAATTCACCGCTCAATCTCTGGAAAAAACGATTAGTTCGCTTTTTCTGCCAAAACCCGTGAGACACGGCAGTTTTAAAGTCAGACAACGCAGTAGAAAGTTCAGCAACGGCGTGGAGGAACAGTTATCGGCTTCTCCTACACCTACCATTGCATCAGCCTGA
- the LOC110901714 gene encoding uncharacterized protein At1g32220, chloroplastic, with protein FVYSLKSKLQTNLSSGTILVTHTLSTSSRRTSATGRNQSTCTIYVSPFHTRANLRFKFLHFTSSNNRLCSLRFPHSITNHTIMSRLIHSRFSPSRLSNTLGSIGRGRYFSTDSNKIDEPLKVEEAETVQTTPPLVEKLLVLGGNGFVGSHICKEALDRGLSVASLSRSGKSSIQESWANKVNWHQGDLLSGDSWKEALDGVTSVISCVGGFGSNAQMYKINGTANINAVRAAAEKGIKRFVYISAADFGVINYLIKGYYEGKRATETELLTKFPYGHVILRPGFIYGTRRVGSMKLPLGVIGSPLEMVMQYAKPLTQVPIVGPVLTPPVDVKAVAKVAVRGATDPVFPPGIVDVYALKRYSQQK; from the exons TTCGTTTACAGCCTAAAGTCTAAACTACAAACTAACCTTAGTTCAGGGACCATACTTGTAACACACACACTTTCCACATCTTCTAGACGAACATCAGCTACAGGCCGAAATCAATCCACGTGTACCATCTACGTGTCACCATTCCACACTCGTGCTAACCTGCGCTTCAAGTTTCTTCATTTTACCTCTTCGAATAACCGACTCTGTTCTCTTCGTTTCCCTCATTCAATAACCAATCACACGATCATGTCTCGCTTAATCCACTCCAGATTTTCACCATCCAGATTATC GAATACATTGGGATCAATTGGAAGAGGAAGATATTTTTCAACTGATTCTAATAAGATTGATGAGCCACTTAAAGTAGAGGAAGCTGAAACAGTACAGACTACACCTCCTCTGGTAGAAAAG TTGCTTGTTCTGGGTGGAAATGGGTTTGTTGGCTCACACATATGCAAAGAAGCATTGGACCGTGGCTTGTCAGTTGCGAGCCTTAGCAG ATCCGGCAAGTCATCTATCCAAGAATCATGGGCTAACAAAGTGAATTGGCATCAAG GGGACTTATTGTCGGGTGATTCATGGAAGGAAGCACTCGATGGAGTCACTTCTGTT ATCTCTTGTGTTGGTGGTTTCGGTTCCAACGCGCAGATGTACAAGATCAATGGAACTGCAAACATCAATGCCGTTAGAGCTGCAGCTGAAAAAG GGATTAAAAGATTCGTGTATATATCCGCTGCTGACTTTGGTGTGATTAACTACTTGATAAAAGGATATTATGAAGGAAAG AGAGCTACTGAAACAGAGTTGCTGACAAAGTTTCCATATGGAC ATGTGATTTTGAGGCCCGGGTTCATCTATGGGACGCGTCGAGTTGGCAGCATGAAGTTACCTCTTGGTGTCATTGGTTCTCCACTAGAGATG GTTATGCAATATGCAAAGCCGTTGACTCAGGTCCCTATCGTTGGTCCGGTGTTGACTCCACCTGTGGATGTTAAAGCTGTGGCAAAAGTTGCTGTAAGAGGGGCTACT